The proteins below are encoded in one region of Aquisphaera giovannonii:
- a CDS encoding SIMPL domain-containing protein translates to MSRSDIAVVAVAAIALAASAAPARGQLADGAANAQANIDGFAVIGKGTAVARPNRLEIDLEVSASSELSADAIVKYRDAKKRLQDAFSTLKMKNVAVEERGLLVDQKGQAYNPYYMDTPPARKGKVEVQLRRKLVITVSDIRSMDEEALLQLVAKLLDVAQDAGGKVGGGDAMSYYSYRYNNEGSKLVRFILDDYESLQEKAYGEAIADARAKAGRLAKLSGVELGRIAGIREVLVSGEKSSAAAMALYYGIMPSANDEEVPRKRLESSRFQEIPVRVELHVRFDLAGPTKTAKRGAE, encoded by the coding sequence ATGAGCAGGTCGGACATCGCGGTCGTCGCCGTCGCGGCGATCGCCCTCGCCGCCTCCGCGGCCCCGGCCCGGGGCCAGCTCGCGGACGGGGCCGCCAACGCGCAGGCGAACATCGACGGCTTCGCCGTGATCGGCAAGGGGACGGCCGTCGCCAGGCCCAACCGGCTGGAGATCGACCTGGAGGTCTCGGCCTCCTCGGAACTGAGCGCCGACGCGATCGTGAAGTACCGCGACGCGAAGAAGAGGCTCCAGGACGCCTTCTCCACCCTCAAGATGAAGAACGTCGCGGTCGAGGAGCGCGGCCTGCTCGTGGACCAGAAGGGGCAGGCGTACAACCCGTATTACATGGACACGCCCCCCGCCCGCAAGGGGAAGGTCGAGGTCCAGCTCCGGCGGAAGCTCGTGATCACCGTCTCGGACATCCGGTCGATGGACGAGGAGGCGCTGCTCCAGCTCGTGGCCAAGTTGCTGGACGTCGCCCAGGACGCCGGCGGCAAGGTGGGGGGCGGCGACGCCATGTCGTACTACTCCTACCGGTACAACAACGAGGGGAGCAAGCTCGTCCGGTTCATCCTGGACGACTACGAGTCGCTCCAGGAGAAGGCCTACGGCGAGGCGATCGCCGACGCCCGCGCCAAGGCGGGCCGGCTGGCCAAGCTCAGCGGGGTGGAACTGGGCCGGATCGCCGGGATCCGGGAGGTGCTGGTCTCCGGCGAGAAGTCCTCCGCCGCGGCGATGGCGCTCTACTACGGCATCATGCCCTCCGCGAACGACGAGGAGGTGCCCCGCAAGCGGCTCGAGTCGTCCCGGTTCCAGGAGATCCCCGTGCGGGTGGAGCTGCACGTGCGGTTCGACCTGGCCGGGCCGACGAAGACGGCGAAGAGGGGGGCGGAATGA
- a CDS encoding outer membrane protein assembly factor BamB family protein, which translates to MSNDRPDRPLQMPPASSETKEAFDDFDRFARRGAWERASKALYAIPEAQAARFVDGPDGFIISVARKRRSVLSALSSEGQAAYRLFYDSDAKKLLDQAEGATEQATLERLFSSYFLTSVGDNAADRLGDLYYERGEFDRAADCWLALLRERPDSELPPALTTVKAALALARAGRRSELEALRAEMGERYADEVVTIAGRKAKAGVHLGRIAAESGPAADAGPASSAGGGPAPELAEAVAAAWQVKFAASVTAGMTPVELSQWEATSFSGAVPATAVEGQTLFANYLGHVFAVDLASGKLLWRSASFHNLEQATTQGQSQMIETNRFAILAASGRVWTLGRDVKDPNYQAEFRLACRRAENGDLVWQSSDLSDYAGIDFVGPPLLARDTLFIAGKSSTSTSSMYGGGGQDGQPRQYVLAIRPRDGKLLWKTEVGIFREGERYYWYYGPRETNPQPRLLYRAGSVYVDTHSGILARLDADSGAVDWGYGYETDPSQSQSRFIIIFDEMPQAAPSTACSGPLLLGDLVLIKGLKSDRICAIDPDRMKLAWERPIAKSARLLGVDDATLYLGGPELAALDLKGRSLRWTAPLPGGCHDGRLLVRRDGLWQLTPRGIFEVDPQTGRVRRIFRGQDTGAEGGDLILTDRLLVAISNRTISAYPRRPPGAEKIAREGTGSPRMRGAE; encoded by the coding sequence ATGTCGAACGATCGCCCGGACCGGCCGCTCCAGATGCCGCCGGCATCGAGCGAGACGAAGGAGGCGTTCGACGACTTCGACAGGTTCGCGCGGCGGGGGGCCTGGGAGCGGGCGAGCAAGGCGCTCTACGCCATCCCCGAGGCCCAGGCGGCCCGGTTCGTCGACGGGCCGGACGGCTTCATCATCTCCGTGGCCCGGAAGCGTCGGTCGGTCCTCTCCGCCCTCTCGTCCGAGGGGCAGGCGGCGTATCGGCTCTTCTACGACTCGGACGCGAAGAAGCTGCTGGACCAGGCCGAGGGGGCGACCGAGCAGGCGACGCTCGAGCGGCTCTTCTCGTCGTACTTCCTCACCTCCGTCGGGGACAACGCGGCGGACCGGCTGGGCGACCTCTACTACGAGCGGGGGGAGTTCGACCGCGCCGCCGACTGCTGGCTGGCCCTCCTCCGCGAGCGCCCCGACTCCGAGCTCCCGCCGGCACTGACCACGGTCAAGGCCGCCCTGGCGCTGGCGAGGGCCGGGCGGCGGTCGGAGCTGGAGGCCCTCCGCGCCGAGATGGGGGAACGCTACGCCGACGAGGTCGTCACGATCGCGGGCAGGAAGGCGAAGGCGGGCGTGCACCTCGGGCGCATCGCGGCGGAGTCCGGGCCCGCCGCGGACGCCGGGCCGGCATCGTCCGCGGGCGGCGGCCCGGCGCCGGAGCTGGCCGAGGCGGTGGCCGCCGCCTGGCAGGTGAAGTTTGCGGCCTCGGTCACCGCGGGGATGACGCCCGTCGAGCTGTCCCAGTGGGAGGCGACCTCCTTCAGCGGTGCCGTGCCGGCGACGGCGGTCGAGGGGCAGACGCTCTTCGCCAACTACCTCGGCCACGTGTTCGCCGTCGACCTGGCCAGCGGCAAGCTGCTCTGGCGGTCCGCGTCGTTCCACAACCTGGAGCAGGCCACGACGCAGGGCCAGTCCCAGATGATCGAGACGAACCGGTTCGCCATCCTCGCGGCCTCCGGCCGGGTCTGGACCCTCGGCCGCGACGTCAAGGATCCGAACTACCAGGCCGAGTTCCGCCTGGCCTGCCGGCGGGCCGAGAACGGGGACCTCGTCTGGCAGTCTTCGGATTTGTCCGACTATGCCGGGATCGACTTCGTGGGCCCTCCACTCCTGGCCCGGGACACCCTGTTCATCGCGGGCAAGTCCTCGACCTCGACGAGCTCGATGTACGGCGGCGGCGGCCAGGACGGCCAGCCTCGCCAGTACGTCCTGGCGATCCGGCCCCGCGACGGCAAGCTGCTCTGGAAGACGGAGGTCGGGATCTTCCGCGAGGGCGAGCGCTATTACTGGTACTACGGCCCGCGGGAGACGAATCCCCAGCCTCGGCTCCTCTACCGCGCCGGCTCGGTCTACGTGGACACGCACAGCGGGATCCTCGCGCGGCTCGACGCCGATTCCGGGGCGGTGGACTGGGGCTACGGCTATGAGACCGACCCCTCCCAGTCGCAGAGCCGGTTCATTATCATCTTCGACGAGATGCCCCAGGCCGCACCCTCGACGGCATGCAGCGGCCCCCTGCTCCTGGGTGACCTCGTGCTGATCAAGGGGCTGAAGTCGGACCGCATCTGCGCGATCGACCCCGACCGGATGAAACTCGCGTGGGAGCGCCCGATCGCCAAGTCGGCGCGGCTGCTCGGGGTGGACGACGCGACCCTGTATCTGGGCGGGCCGGAGCTCGCGGCGCTCGACCTGAAGGGGCGCTCGCTCCGCTGGACGGCCCCCCTGCCGGGGGGATGCCACGACGGGCGCCTGCTCGTGCGGCGGGACGGGCTCTGGCAGCTCACGCCGCGCGGGATCTTCGAGGTCGACCCGCAGACCGGCCGGGTCCGTCGGATCTTCCGGGGGCAGGACACCGGCGCCGAGGGGGGAGACCTGATCCTGACCGACCGCTTGTTGGTGGCGATCAGCAACCGTACGATCTCGGCCTATCCGCGACGGCCCCCCGGGGCCGAGAAGATCGCCCGCGAAGGGACCGGGTCACCGAGAATGAGGGGGGCCGAATGA
- a CDS encoding helix-turn-helix transcriptional regulator yields MGKGTNAHQEGAGLADAMGNAPRPSHFPLLRLLQLLVLLQTERYPNARRLAEICEVSRRTIYRDLAMLDEAGIPILYRPERQGYQLARRMFLTDPRIEEHEALALLILSRNWAAGEDLGLSRAAGSAVQKVLQALPEPLRDNLLAAAEVVGDRPAEGAVSAERTEIHSLLLKSLSDRRHVRIWLTVAGSDAVECTKLAIYRLSRIDGQWCLVGRSSRHADVCLIPMRSVSRAESTEEAYSIPPRFNLERFLEQARPAVEGRPHLNVG; encoded by the coding sequence ATGGGCAAGGGCACGAACGCGCATCAAGAAGGGGCGGGGCTCGCGGACGCGATGGGGAACGCGCCACGTCCGAGCCATTTCCCTCTCCTGCGGCTGCTCCAGCTCCTGGTGCTCCTCCAGACCGAGCGATACCCCAACGCCCGGAGACTGGCCGAGATTTGCGAGGTCAGCCGACGGACGATCTACCGCGACCTTGCCATGCTGGATGAGGCGGGGATCCCGATCCTCTATCGGCCCGAACGGCAGGGATATCAGCTCGCCCGCAGGATGTTCCTCACGGACCCGCGCATCGAGGAGCATGAGGCATTGGCCCTGTTGATCCTCAGTCGCAACTGGGCCGCGGGCGAGGACCTCGGGCTTTCGCGGGCCGCCGGATCGGCCGTGCAGAAGGTCCTCCAAGCGCTTCCCGAGCCGTTGCGCGACAACCTGCTGGCCGCGGCCGAGGTGGTCGGGGACCGGCCGGCGGAGGGGGCCGTGAGCGCGGAACGCACCGAGATCCATTCGCTGCTCTTGAAATCGCTCTCGGACCGTCGCCATGTCCGCATCTGGTTGACCGTGGCCGGGAGCGACGCGGTGGAGTGCACCAAGCTCGCCATCTATCGACTCTCCAGGATCGACGGCCAGTGGTGCCTCGTCGGCCGATCGAGCCGTCATGCGGATGTCTGCCTCATCCCGATGCGCAGCGTCTCGCGGGCCGAGAGCACGGAGGAGGCGTACTCCATCCCTCCGCGTTTCAATCTGGAGCGGTTCCTCGAGCAGGCACGGCCCGCGGTCGAGGGTCGCCCGCACCTGAATGTCGGATGA
- the pyrE gene encoding orotate phosphoribosyltransferase produces MADLTWDDAARSRLIDVLKRDALRLGSFTLASGRSSHYYIDGRKVTLSAEGARLIALGVIDRLAAHPELAAVGGLTMGADPIVGATLALAPWHGRGDLRGFLVRKQAKSHGMGNLVEGPLASGSAVAILDDVATTGGSSLQAIEAVEAMGCKVALVVVVLDRLEGAADAFRAKGIPFHPLLTIRDLGVEPLAPA; encoded by the coding sequence ATGGCGGACCTGACCTGGGATGACGCGGCCCGTTCTCGACTGATCGACGTCCTGAAGCGGGACGCGTTGCGGCTGGGGTCGTTCACTCTGGCGAGCGGTCGGTCGTCGCATTACTACATCGACGGACGCAAGGTGACCCTCTCCGCCGAAGGGGCGCGCCTCATCGCGTTGGGAGTCATCGATCGGTTGGCGGCCCATCCGGAACTCGCCGCGGTCGGGGGCCTGACCATGGGCGCCGACCCGATCGTCGGGGCGACGCTCGCCCTGGCTCCCTGGCATGGCCGGGGCGACTTGCGGGGCTTCCTCGTGAGGAAGCAGGCCAAGTCCCACGGCATGGGCAACCTCGTCGAGGGCCCGCTCGCGAGCGGCTCCGCGGTCGCCATCCTCGACGACGTGGCCACGACCGGGGGCTCCTCGTTGCAGGCCATCGAGGCCGTGGAGGCGATGGGCTGCAAGGTCGCGCTCGTCGTGGTGGTGCTTGATCGGCTAGAGGGGGCGGCGGACGCGTTCAGGGCGAAGGGGATCCCCTTCCATCCCCTGCTGACGATCCGCGACCTCGGCGTCGAGCCGCTGGCACCCGCCTGA
- a CDS encoding helix-turn-helix domain-containing protein, producing MDASNENLKTRIVAQALGLSVSTVKRWVDTGVIDARRTVGNHRLIPRSEAIRMARELGRDPGLLQAQSPRPSATSAASIDQALCDRLYHLLRQGHDRAGQVRQLIRTVHETGGAVGLADGLVGPVMQRIGHGWQEGAVDVYQEHLATHVIASVLMSLIGACPGTGPTPRPLAIVAAPGGDPYVLATLLAELVLRESGWDVCNLGVDLPLRSLANAIRPKRPGLVCLSVSTIREPDAFDEEFAAIREAAASVKASVIVGGRGFGPELRSRHADVASGHRMADLADFARRLNTSLGSSAAASTSREGFAGRPGRSRPDADRSDTRGQATGREWHIDG from the coding sequence GTGGATGCATCGAATGAAAACCTGAAGACGAGGATCGTCGCCCAGGCGCTGGGGCTCAGCGTGAGCACGGTGAAGCGGTGGGTCGACACAGGCGTGATCGATGCCAGGCGGACGGTCGGCAATCACCGGCTCATACCACGCTCCGAGGCGATCCGCATGGCGCGGGAGTTGGGGCGGGATCCGGGACTGCTCCAGGCGCAGTCCCCGCGTCCGTCGGCGACGAGCGCGGCCTCGATCGATCAGGCCCTTTGCGACCGCCTCTATCACCTCCTCCGCCAGGGCCACGACCGCGCCGGCCAGGTCAGGCAGTTGATCCGGACGGTCCACGAGACCGGAGGGGCCGTGGGACTGGCGGATGGGCTCGTCGGCCCGGTGATGCAGCGGATTGGCCACGGCTGGCAAGAAGGTGCGGTGGACGTGTATCAGGAACATCTTGCGACGCATGTGATCGCGTCGGTCCTGATGAGCCTGATCGGAGCCTGCCCCGGCACCGGCCCGACGCCGAGGCCGCTGGCGATTGTGGCGGCCCCCGGGGGCGACCCCTACGTCCTCGCGACGCTGCTTGCCGAGCTGGTCCTCCGCGAGTCGGGCTGGGATGTGTGCAACCTGGGCGTCGACCTCCCGCTCCGATCGCTCGCGAATGCGATCCGCCCGAAGCGACCGGGGCTCGTCTGCCTTTCGGTCAGCACGATCAGGGAGCCCGACGCGTTCGACGAGGAGTTCGCCGCGATCCGCGAGGCCGCGGCGTCCGTGAAGGCATCGGTCATCGTCGGGGGGCGGGGGTTCGGCCCGGAGCTCCGATCGCGGCACGCCGACGTCGCCTCCGGCCATCGGATGGCCGACCTGGCCGACTTCGCACGACGCTTGAACACCAGCCTGGGGTCCTCGGCGGCCGCGTCCACCTCGCGAGAGGGATTCGCGGGCCGGCCGGGTCGTTCACGGCCCGACGCCGATCGATCCGACACCCGCGGCCAGGCTACGGGGAGGGAGTGGCACATCGATGGGTAG
- a CDS encoding sigma-70 family RNA polymerase sigma factor: MGSRQQSSGRDRSDHFLAQGKEITMLNADEERSLLERLGECKRKLAAALADVRSVDVPTAADDPHALARYIAIASAGLVDGVTGAQLGAVYRTYMGLRERLAMANVKLVAHVAKRFRDRGIPYGDLLQEGFCGLLEAIDRFDLKHETKLATYATWWIRQSIQQAVAAGAYPVRLTTRHLRQLAQNQHEIDSRSRGADGLPQGEPAETGGEVIRRIHAATRPAVSLDAALERNQGFSLRQAIGSEASDEIDDMDVEETVGRIVHALRPREQEVLSLRFGLGGRPRLSLSQVGEALSVSKERVRQIQDRAIEKLRKIADEEHLARRLALEP; the protein is encoded by the coding sequence ATGGGTAGCCGACAACAGTCGTCCGGCAGGGATCGCTCGGATCATTTCCTGGCGCAAGGCAAGGAGATCACCATGTTGAATGCCGACGAGGAGCGGTCCCTTCTGGAACGGTTGGGCGAGTGCAAGCGGAAGCTTGCCGCGGCCCTGGCGGACGTCCGCAGCGTCGACGTGCCGACCGCGGCGGACGACCCCCATGCGCTGGCCCGCTACATCGCCATCGCCTCCGCGGGCCTCGTGGACGGCGTGACGGGGGCGCAGCTCGGGGCCGTCTATCGTACCTACATGGGGCTCCGCGAACGGTTGGCGATGGCCAACGTGAAGCTCGTCGCCCACGTCGCCAAGCGATTCCGCGATCGCGGGATCCCCTACGGCGACCTCCTCCAGGAAGGCTTCTGCGGCCTCCTCGAGGCGATCGACCGGTTCGACCTCAAGCACGAGACCAAGCTCGCGACCTACGCGACGTGGTGGATCCGCCAGTCGATCCAGCAGGCGGTGGCGGCGGGGGCCTATCCGGTCCGCCTGACGACCCGGCATCTCCGGCAGCTCGCCCAGAACCAGCACGAGATCGATTCGCGTTCCCGAGGCGCCGACGGCCTGCCGCAGGGCGAGCCCGCCGAGACGGGGGGCGAGGTCATCCGCCGGATTCACGCGGCGACCCGCCCCGCGGTCTCCCTCGACGCCGCCCTGGAACGCAATCAGGGGTTCAGCCTCCGGCAAGCGATCGGGAGCGAGGCCAGCGACGAGATCGACGACATGGACGTCGAGGAGACCGTCGGCCGCATCGTCCACGCCCTCCGGCCACGCGAGCAGGAGGTCCTGTCGCTCCGATTCGGGCTCGGGGGTCGGCCGCGCCTCTCGCTCAGCCAGGTCGGCGAGGCACTCTCTGTCTCCAAGGAGCGGGTCCGGCAGATCCAGGATCGCGCCATCGAGAAGCTGCGGAAGATCGCCGACGAGGAGCACCTCGCCCGGCGGCTGGCCCTCGAGCCCTGA